Proteins from a single region of Nocardiopsis dassonvillei subsp. dassonvillei DSM 43111:
- the rpmH gene encoding 50S ribosomal protein L34: protein MSKRTYQPNNRRRAKVHGFRLRMRTRAGRAIIASRRRKGRAALTVSH from the coding sequence GTGAGCAAGCGTACGTACCAGCCGAACAACCGGCGTCGCGCGAAGGTCCACGGCTTCCGGCTGCGCATGCGTACGCGCGCCGGTCGCGCCATCATCGCCTCGCGCCGTCGCAAGGGGCGCGCGGCGCTGACCGTGAGCCACTAG